A genomic region of Antennarius striatus isolate MH-2024 chromosome 2, ASM4005453v1, whole genome shotgun sequence contains the following coding sequences:
- the slc12a5b gene encoding solute carrier family 12 member 5b isoform X1, whose protein sequence is MTDSEEGEGLNSRGDGNPKENSPFINSSAAGDAEKSQQYDGKNMALFEEEMDTSPMVSSLLSSLANYSNLPTGSKEHEEAENNEEGARQSKKPIKAPQLGTLMGVYLPCIQNIFGVILFLRMTWMVGIGGVFGSFIIVFMCCSTTMLTAISMSAIATNGVVPAGGSYYMISRSLGPEFGGAVGICFYLGTTFAGAMYILGCIEILLIYIVPQAAIFKIEGLEGAEAEIALLNNMRVYGTIVLSFMALVVFVGVKYVNKLALVFLACVILSILAVYVGVIKTAVDPPAFPVCLLGNRTLVSKGYDICAKLIEMDNETVTTRLWGSFCDSEYLNATCDEYFTNNNVTEIQGIPGVTSGILAENLFGNYLKKGTILAKRGLPSDVDPDSPPSSTNRYVLADITSFFTLLVGIYFPSVTGIMAGSNRSGDLRDAQKSIPIGTIAAITTTSIVYMSSVVLFGACIEGVVLRDKFGEGVNGNLVIGTLAWPSPWVIVFGSFFSTCGAGLQSLTGAPRLLQAISRDGIIPFLRVFGHGKANGEPTWALLLTASICEIGIIIASLDSVAPILSMFFLMCYMFVNLACALQTLLRTPNWRPRFKFYHWALSFLGMSLCLSLMFICSWYYAMVAMGIATCIYKYIEFCGAEKEWGDGIRGISLSAARFALMRVEEGPPHTKNWRPQILVLVSVDAEQNVEQPRLLSLTNQLKAGKGLTIVGTSVQGTFLDNYTEAQRADQSLRKLMETEKVKGFSQVVVSSNLRDGTSHLIQIGGLGGLKHNTVMVSWPRNWKRPEYHQQFRNFIEVVRETTVASLALLVPKNISSYPSNGERFTEGHIDVWWVVHDGGMLMLLPFLLRQHKVWRKCKMRIFTVAQMDDNSIQMRKDLITFLYHLRIEAVVEVVEMHDSDISAYTYEKTLVMEERTQILKQMHLTKNEMEREIQSITDSSRGSIRRKNPTALRSQHSNEERVSLVEKSEDEAGMVSNPKQQTQSHSKKTSTPTSPTSLTCPAGPAGDAATWTDHKSPPTGHEEGKDPFNMKPEWENLNQTDLRRMHTAVRLNEVITRKSKEAKLVLLNMPGPPKNRVGNENYMEFLEVLTEGLNRVLLVRGGGREVITIYS, encoded by the exons ATGACAGACAGCGAGGAGGGAGAGGGGCTGAACAGCCGGG GTGATGGGAACCCCAAAGAAAACAGTCCTTTCATCAACAGCAGTGCAGCCGGTGATGCGGAGAAGAGCCAGCAGTATGACGGCAAGAATATGGCTCTGTTTGAG GAGGAAATGGATACCAGTCCAATGGTCTCCTCCCTGCTCAGCAGTCTGGCCAACTACTCCAACTTGCCAACAGGAAGCAAAGAGCACGAAGAGGCGGAGAATAACGAGGAAGGAGCGCGTCAATCAAAGAAACCAATAAAG GCTCCACAGCTGGGAACGCTGATGGGAGTGTATCTGCCGTGCATCCAAAACATTTTCGGGGTGATCCTCTTCTTGCGGATGACCTGGATGGTTGGGATCGGAGGCGTTTTCGGGTCCTTCATCATTGTCTTCATGTGCTGCTCCACA ACGATGCTTACAGCCATCTCTATGAGTGCTATTGCAACAAATGGAGTCGTACCAG CTGGAGGTTCTTACTACATGATCTCTCGCTCCCTGGGGCCTGAGTTCGGCGGAGCTGTTGGGATCTGTTTCTACTTAGGCACCACTTTTGCAGGTGCCATGTATATCCTCGGCTGTATTGAAATTCTTCTG ATTTACATAGTTCCTCAGGCGGCCATCTTTAAGATCGAGGGCCTGGAGGGGGCAGAGGCTGAGATCGCCCTCCTTAACAACATGCGGGTGTACGGCACCATCGTGCTCAGCTTCATGGCGCTGGTGGTGTTTGTAGGGGTCAAATATGTGAACAAGCTGGCGCTGGTCTTCCTGGCCTGCGTTATCCTCTCCATTCTAGCTGTTTATGTGGGAGTCATCAAGACGGCTGTTGACCCCCCTGCTTTCCC AGTCTGCCTCCTGGGAAACAGAACTCTAGTTTCTAAAGGATATGATATCTGTGCAAAGCTCATAGAAATGGACAATGAAACTGTGACCACCAGGCTGTGGGGGTCCTTCTGTGATTCTGAGTACCTCAATGCCACATGCGATGAATATTTCACCAACAACAACGTCACAGAGATCCAGGGCATCCCAGGGGTCACTAGTGGCATCCTGGCAG AGAACCTGTTTGGTAACTATCTGAAGAAAGGGACGATCCTAGCAAAGCGGGGGCTTCCATCTGACGTGGACCCAGACAGTCCCCCGTCCAGCACCAACCGCTACGTCCTGGCAGACATCACCAGCTTCTTCACCCTCCTGGTCGGGATATACTTCCCATCTGTCACAG GTATAATGGCGGGCTCCAACCGCTCTGGAGACCTGCGGGATGCTCAGAAGTCGATCCCTATCGGCACCATCGCGGCGATCACCACCACATCTATTGTGT ACATGTCTAGTGTGGTGCTGTTTGGTGCTTGCATAGAAGGAGTGGTCCTCAGGGACAA ATTCGGTGAAGGCGTGAACGGTAACCTGGTGATCGGGACTCTGGCGTGGCCATCTCCTTGGGTCATTGTTTTTGGCTCCTTCTTTTCCACCTGTGGGGCCGGGCTCCAGAGCCTGACTGGAGCTCCACGTCTCCTACAGGCCATCTCCAGGGATGGTATCATCCCATTTCTGAGA GTGTTTGGGCACGGCAAAGCTAACGGGGAGCCCACCTGGGCTCTTCTGCTCACAGCTAGCATTTGTGAAATTGGCATCATAATTGCCTCCCTGGATTCAGTGGCGCCCATTCTGTCCAT GTTCTTTCTGATGTGCTACATGTTTGTTAATCTGGCCTGTGCCCTGCAGACTTTGCTGAGGACACCAAACTGGAGGCCACGTTTTAAGTTCTACCACTG GGCTTTGTCTTTCTTGGGGATGAGCCTGTGCCTGTCACTCATGTTCATCTGTTCCTGGTACTACGCCATGGTCGCCATGGGCATCGCTACATGCATCTACAAATATATTGAGTTCTGTGG AGCAGAGAAGGAGTGGGGTGATGGGATACGAGGCATCTCTCTCAGCGCTGCGCGTTTTGCTCTCATGAGAGTGGAAGAGGGACCCCCACACACCAAGAACTGGAG GCCTCAGATCCTGGTTCTGGTGAGCGTGGATGCTGAGCAGAATGTAGAACAACCTCGCCTGCtctctctgaccaatcagctgaAAGCAGGGAAGGGTCTGACCATCGTCGGGACATCAGTTCAAGGAACCTTCCTGGATAACTACACCGAGGCCCAAAGGGCAGATCAG TCTTTGCGTAAGTTGATGGAGACAGAGAAGGTGAAGGGCTTCTCTCAGGTAGTCGTCTCCTCCAATCTCAGAGACGGGACGTCCCACCTCATCCAGATTGGAGGGTTAGGAGGTTTGAAGCACAACACCGTGATGGTCAGCTGGCCCAGGAACTGGAAACGACCCGAGTACCACCAGCAGTTCAGGAACTTCATCG AGGTGGTTCGAGAGACGACCGTAGCCAGTCTGGCTTTACTGGTTCCTAAGAATATCTCCAGCTACCCATCCAACGGAGAGCgcttcactgagggccacatagATGTGTGGTGGGTGGTGCACGACGGGGGCATGTTGATGCTTCTGCCTTTCCTGCTGCGCCAGCATAAG GTGTGGAGGAAGTGCAAGATGCGCATTTTCACTGTAGCTCAGATGGACGACAACAGCATCCAGATGAGGAAAGACTTGATCACGTTTCTCTATCACCTGCGAATCGAAGCTGttgtggaggtggtggagatg CATGACAGCGACATCTCAGCCTACACCTATGAGAAAACACTCGTGATGGAAGAGCGAACTCAGATCCTCAAACAGATGCATCTGACCAAGaatgagatggagagagag ATCCAGAGCATCACAGATTCCTCCCGTGGGTCCATTCGACGCAAAAACCCAACGGCCTTACGTTCCCAGCACAGCAATGAGGAGAGAGTAAGCCTGGTGGAGAAATCAGAAGATGAG GCTGGGATGGTTTCCAACCCAAAACAGCAAACGCAGTCCCACAGTAAGAAAACCTCCACACCCACCAGCCCAACAAGCCTCACGTGTCCTGCGGGGCCCGCAGGGGACGCCGCCACCTGGACCGACCACAAGAGTCCACCGACAGGccatgaagagggcaaagacccCTTCAACATGAAACC GGAATGGGAGAACTT GAACCAAACCGATCTGAGGCGGATGCATACGGCCGTGAGGTTAAATGAGGTCATCACAAGGAAATCCAAGGAGGCTAAACTCGTCCTGCTCAACATGCCCGGACCTCCCAAGAACCGTGTGGGGAATGAAAACT ACATGGAGTTCCTTGAAGTTCTTACTGAGGGCCTCAATCGGGTCCTTCTGGTGCGCGGAGGTGGACGTGAAGTCATCACCATCTACTCCTGA